Proteins encoded in a region of the Quercus lobata isolate SW786 chromosome 8, ValleyOak3.0 Primary Assembly, whole genome shotgun sequence genome:
- the LOC115955211 gene encoding actin-depolymerizing factor 2-like isoform X1 — protein MANAASGMAVHDDCKLKFLELKAKRTYRFIVYKIEEKQKQVIVEKLGEPTDSYEDFSASLPANECRYAVYDFDFMTEENVPRSRIVFIAWSPDISKVRSKMIYASSKDRFKRELDGIQVELQATDPTEMGIDVIKSRTM, from the exons atg GCAAATGCAGCATCTGGGATGGCTGTACACGATGATTGCAAGCTAAAGTTTTTAGAACTAAAGGCAAAAAGAACTTACCGCTTCATTGTTTACAAGATTGAGGAGAAGCAGAAGCAGGTTATTGTTGAGAAGCTTGGTGAGCCAACTGATAGTTATGAGGATTTCTCTGCAAGCCTCCCTGCCAATGAGTGCCGTTATGCTGtgtatgattttgattttatgaCAGAGGAGAATGTCCCAAGGAGCAGGATTGTTTTCATCGCCTG GTCCCCTGATATTTCAAAGGTGAGAAGCAAGATGATTTATGCAAGCTCTAAGGATAGGTTTAAGAGAGAGTTGGATGGTATTCAGGTGGAGTTGCAAGCTACTGATCCTACTGAGATGGGCATTGATGTTATTAAAAGCCGCACTATGTGA
- the LOC115955211 gene encoding actin-depolymerizing factor 2-like isoform X2 has protein sequence MAVHDDCKLKFLELKAKRTYRFIVYKIEEKQKQVIVEKLGEPTDSYEDFSASLPANECRYAVYDFDFMTEENVPRSRIVFIAWSPDISKVRSKMIYASSKDRFKRELDGIQVELQATDPTEMGIDVIKSRTM, from the exons ATGGCTGTACACGATGATTGCAAGCTAAAGTTTTTAGAACTAAAGGCAAAAAGAACTTACCGCTTCATTGTTTACAAGATTGAGGAGAAGCAGAAGCAGGTTATTGTTGAGAAGCTTGGTGAGCCAACTGATAGTTATGAGGATTTCTCTGCAAGCCTCCCTGCCAATGAGTGCCGTTATGCTGtgtatgattttgattttatgaCAGAGGAGAATGTCCCAAGGAGCAGGATTGTTTTCATCGCCTG GTCCCCTGATATTTCAAAGGTGAGAAGCAAGATGATTTATGCAAGCTCTAAGGATAGGTTTAAGAGAGAGTTGGATGGTATTCAGGTGGAGTTGCAAGCTACTGATCCTACTGAGATGGGCATTGATGTTATTAAAAGCCGCACTATGTGA